The window CTGTTTTTCTTTTGATTAAACCGATTATATTCGTGGTCATACAGAGATCGAGTTCAGCCCCGGACCAAAGCCTCCCAAGACTGGCCGTAGAGACTGAACAGCACGAAGAGGAAGATGAAAATGAACATTACTCGCTCGCTCACCAACTGGCGCAAGTATCGTCAGACCGTAACCGAACTCGGCCGCATGACCGACCGCGAACTGAGCGACCTCGGCATTGGCCGTCAGGACATCCGCCGCGTCGCCCGTACCGCCGTCGGCATCTAATCCGCCTCGCCGCTTGAATGCGGCGGATGCGAGACTACCCTTCCAAAAGGCCTGAGGCTTCCGCCTCTGGCCTTTTTTTTGTTTTGGGCGATCCTTGAGCAGCGCCCCTCTCCGCCTTCACATGCCGCGAGCACAGCGGTGAAAAATGCATCGCTCAGCCGATCGCCTGGAGCAATGCGAAGCGCCCGAAGGCATTGCCGGCGCCCCAAAAATTGAAAATGGCCGCCCAAATGCCCTCAGAGGCCGCCCAATCTTCAAAAACCGCCCGAAAGACGGGCATTTCCGCTCATATTTTGCTCAGACGATAAGCAAAGCCGCAAATTTAGCCGACATAGTGCACAAATGCATGGCAGTAGCCTAAATTCTGCACTGCACAACATGGCTCAATGTCTATATATAAACCTCAACAGCCGAGAGCACAGACAAACCGCTGAGCCGGCAGACGAATTCACAAAGAAAGATTGAGGAAACGACCATGAACCCTATCCGCATCGCAAAGAACTGGATCTCCTACCGCCGCACGATCAACGAACTTGGCAGCCTCTCCAACCAGGCTCTGAGCGACATCGGTCTGACCCGTTACGACATCCGTAACGTAGCAGCCCGTTCGTTCCGCTAAGGCGTAAACGATCGTCCCGCTGCCCGACCTCCAGGGCGCGACGATTGAGCGACAGGTAAAAAAAGCGGCGCCTCTGGCGCCGTTTTTGATTCCGGGGTCTGGCTGGAGGAACCAGCCTTTGGAAAGACACCCGGCATCGCGGCATATTTCTTCTCCCTGTCGGGGAGAAGGTGGCCCGAAGGGTCGGATGAGGGGGCTAGCTCTCCGAATATCTCTACCCTCGCCCCCTCATCCCGCTGCCGCGGACTTCTCCCCGGCGGGGAGAAGAAGCAGGCGGCACGCGCTCGTTTCACAATGCCCGCACCTCTTCCTCACCCGCCTCATCCCAAAAACATTTGGCTGCCCCGGCCATGCATGCTAGTGCATCCCGCAACAATGCCGCGTCCTCTGGGATCCGCGCGAAACAATCACTCAAGAGACAGCCGCCGGACGGGAGCCTCTGCCCCGCATGCGGCCCATGGACGCCAGATGGACGCCAGCATGCAAGACAAGAC is drawn from Agrobacterium tumefaciens and contains these coding sequences:
- a CDS encoding DUF1127 domain-containing protein is translated as MNPIRIAKNWISYRRTINELGSLSNQALSDIGLTRYDIRNVAARSFR
- a CDS encoding DUF1127 domain-containing protein, with product MNITRSLTNWRKYRQTVTELGRMTDRELSDLGIGRQDIRRVARTAVGI